Proteins found in one Buchnera aphidicola (Hyadaphis tataricae) genomic segment:
- the pgi gene encoding glucose-6-phosphate isomerase, with product MKNINFSHTKSYQDLRNHFTKIKNVHLKDLFLKDINRFKKFSIFFENEMLIDFSKNRIDENTIRHLLNLAEETDVKSAIHLMFSGSLINHTENRCVLHTALRNRSNTPIMINNCNIMSDINAVLDKMKHFSELVINGSWKGYTGKTISDVLNIGIGGSDLGPYMVTEALRPYKNHLNMHFISNIDGTHLCEVLKKVNPEKTIILIASKTFTTDETITNACSVKDWFLSVSGNSKDVLKKHFFALSANVSNALNFGISKNNIFEFWDWIGGRFSLWSSVGLSIVLSIGFENFKKFLNGAHAMDKHFYDTDIHKNIPILLALISIWYANFFGSETEAILPYDQYMHRFSAYLQQSNMESNGKSVDRNGKKIFYQTGPIIWGEPGTNGQHAFYQLIHQGTKLIPSDFIASALSHNDIGEHHLKLISNFFAQTRALAFGRSKSDLLDDLLFSKKHNDDIKKVLPFKICKGNQPTNSILIRKINPYNLGALIALYEHKIFVQGYILNIFSFDQWGVEIGKDLSKDIYNHLKNDGTKKNYDSSTNGLIQFYKSFTKNNF from the coding sequence ATGAAAAACATTAATTTTAGTCATACTAAATCTTACCAAGATTTAAGAAATCATTTTACGAAAATAAAAAATGTCCATTTAAAAGATTTGTTTTTAAAAGACATTAACAGATTCAAAAAATTTTCAATTTTTTTTGAAAATGAGATGTTAATTGACTTTTCAAAAAATCGAATTGATGAGAATACTATTAGACATTTATTAAATTTAGCTGAAGAAACTGATGTAAAATCTGCAATTCATTTGATGTTTTCTGGATCTCTAATAAATCATACAGAAAATCGTTGCGTGTTACATACTGCACTACGCAATAGAAGCAATACTCCTATTATGATAAACAATTGTAATATTATGTCAGACATTAATGCCGTACTTGACAAAATGAAACATTTTTCCGAGCTCGTCATTAACGGATCATGGAAAGGTTATACTGGAAAAACTATTTCTGATGTATTAAATATTGGTATCGGTGGATCTGATTTAGGACCATATATGGTAACTGAAGCATTACGTCCATATAAAAATCACTTAAATATGCATTTTATTTCAAATATTGATGGCACACATCTTTGTGAAGTGTTAAAAAAAGTTAATCCTGAAAAAACTATTATTTTAATAGCCTCTAAAACATTTACAACAGATGAAACAATAACTAATGCATGTAGTGTAAAAGATTGGTTTTTGAGTGTTTCCGGAAATTCAAAAGACGTATTAAAGAAGCATTTTTTTGCCTTATCTGCCAATGTTAGTAATGCTTTAAATTTTGGGATTAGCAAGAATAATATTTTTGAATTTTGGGACTGGATAGGGGGTCGTTTTTCGTTGTGGTCTTCAGTAGGATTATCAATTGTTTTATCAATTGGATTTGAAAATTTTAAAAAATTTTTGAATGGTGCTCATGCAATGGATAAACATTTTTATGATACTGACATTCATAAAAATATTCCTATATTATTGGCTTTAATAAGTATTTGGTATGCTAATTTTTTTGGTTCTGAAACAGAAGCGATATTACCATATGATCAATATATGCATCGTTTTTCAGCGTATTTGCAGCAATCTAATATGGAATCTAATGGTAAATCAGTCGATAGAAACGGCAAAAAAATATTTTATCAAACTGGTCCTATTATTTGGGGCGAACCAGGTACTAATGGACAACATGCTTTTTATCAGTTAATACATCAGGGTACTAAGTTAATTCCGTCTGATTTTATTGCTTCTGCCTTGTCGCATAATGATATAGGTGAGCATCATTTAAAATTAATATCTAATTTTTTTGCGCAAACACGCGCGCTAGCTTTTGGAAGATCTAAAAGTGATCTTTTAGATGATTTGTTGTTTTCTAAAAAACATAATGATGATATAAAAAAAGTTTTACCATTCAAAATATGCAAAGGAAATCAACCTACAAATTCGATTTTGATTCGAAAAATTAATCCTTACAATTTAGGAGCATTAATTGCTTTATATGAACATAAAATATTTGTACAAGGATACATATTAAATATATTTAGTTTCGATCAATGGGGTGTAGAAATAGGTAAAGACTTATCTAAAGATATTTATAATCATCTAAAAAATGATGGAACTAAAAAAAATTATGATTCTTCTACTAATGGATTAATTCAGTTTTATAAATCTTTTACAAAAAATAATTTTTAA
- the orn gene encoding oligoribonuclease, whose product MKISKDNLIWIDLEMTGLNPKIHRIIEIATLITDSHLKIISAGPVIPIYQKNENLFIMDQWNSAIHKKNGLIQRVQNSLHNEKTAEIDTIKFLKKWVPMSTSPMCGNSIAQDRKFLFKYMPKLENYFHYRSIDVSTIKELSKRWNVKIYNQIKKKYNHKALEDLLESIRELKFYRENFFKF is encoded by the coding sequence ATGAAAATTAGCAAAGATAATCTAATTTGGATTGATTTAGAAATGACCGGTCTCAATCCTAAAATACATCGAATTATTGAAATTGCAACATTAATCACAGATAGTCATTTAAAAATAATTTCAGCAGGACCAGTAATTCCTATATATCAAAAAAACGAAAATCTTTTTATTATGGATCAATGGAACAGCGCAATTCACAAAAAAAATGGATTAATACAACGCGTTCAAAATAGTTTGCACAATGAAAAAACAGCTGAAATTGACACAATAAAATTTTTAAAAAAATGGGTTCCTATGAGCACTTCTCCAATGTGTGGTAACAGCATTGCTCAAGATCGAAAATTTTTATTTAAATATATGCCAAAATTAGAAAATTATTTTCACTATAGATCTATAGATGTCAGTACGATTAAAGAACTTTCGAAACGTTGGAACGTTAAAATATATAATCAAATCAAAAAAAAATATAATCATAAAGCATTAGAAGATCTTCTTGAATCTATCAGAGAACTAAAATTTTATCGAGAAAACTTTTTTAAATTTTAA
- a CDS encoding mannitol-1-phosphate 5-dehydrogenase, whose protein sequence is MQALHFGSGNIGLGFIGRTLSESGFKVIFSDINQDIVNYINRHQNYSVIVAGKNQKQAYNIINISAINANNSQINKVIAEVDLITTASGPAALELIALTIANGIIFKCQIKSVTFLNIIACENKIKASSYLKNTVLKKLPKQYHDYLKKYIGFVDCTIDTIIPKKIDFNQSPLNIIAENFQEWIANPTQFKGNIPKINSLRLSNNLDSFIERKLFTLNTGHVIAAYLGLIKKYKTIQQVMSDYKICNIVKLAMQESGAFLVKHFNFHQKEHDSYINQIFFRFNNPFLSDDLERIGRNPIQKLGTQERLIKPFLSCIKHQLPCKNLAIGIASAFYFFDKNDLESVKISYLIKQKGIETAISEICDLNDSNAKHLIVSEYQSILKTIF, encoded by the coding sequence ATGCAAGCACTTCATTTTGGTTCTGGAAACATTGGATTAGGATTTATTGGAAGAACACTATCAGAGTCAGGTTTTAAAGTGATATTTTCCGATATTAATCAAGATATAGTGAATTACATTAATCGGCATCAAAATTATTCAGTTATAGTCGCAGGGAAAAATCAAAAACAAGCATATAATATTATTAATATCAGCGCTATTAATGCAAATAATTCTCAAATTAATAAAGTTATAGCTGAAGTAGATTTAATTACCACTGCATCTGGACCTGCTGCATTAGAGTTGATCGCATTAACTATCGCAAATGGTATAATATTTAAATGTCAGATTAAATCTGTAACGTTTTTAAATATTATTGCTTGCGAGAATAAAATTAAAGCTAGTTCGTATTTAAAAAACACAGTTCTTAAAAAGCTTCCCAAACAATATCATGATTATTTAAAAAAATATATTGGTTTTGTAGATTGTACGATTGATACAATTATACCTAAAAAAATTGATTTTAATCAATCACCTTTAAATATTATAGCAGAAAATTTTCAGGAATGGATTGCTAATCCCACTCAATTTAAAGGTAATATACCAAAAATAAATAGCTTAAGGTTGAGCAATAACTTAGATTCTTTTATAGAAAGAAAATTATTCACATTAAATACTGGACATGTGATAGCAGCATATTTAGGATTGATTAAAAAATATAAAACAATACAACAAGTGATGTCGGATTACAAAATTTGTAATATAGTAAAATTAGCCATGCAAGAAAGTGGAGCGTTTTTAGTAAAACATTTTAATTTTCATCAAAAAGAACATGATTCTTATATCAATCAAATTTTTTTTCGTTTTAATAATCCTTTTTTATCAGATGATTTGGAACGCATTGGGCGCAATCCAATTCAAAAATTAGGAACTCAAGAACGATTAATTAAACCGTTTTTAAGTTGTATCAAACATCAATTGCCTTGTAAAAACTTAGCCATAGGTATTGCGTCAGCGTTTTATTTTTTTGATAAAAATGATTTAGAATCAGTAAAAATTTCTTATTTGATAAAACAGAAAGGTATTGAAACAGCTATATCAGAAATTTGCGATTTAAATGATAGTAATGCAAAACATCTTATTGTATCAGAATATCAATCTATTTTAAAAACAATTTTTTAA
- a CDS encoding N-acetylmuramoyl-L-alanine amidase, producing the protein MNQKITIAIDAGHGGKDPGAIGHRGLQEKTVNLAIANELKKLLNNDKMFRTILTRKNDSYISVNKRREFIQKHRIHLLVSIHANSSKKKGVSGASLWIISNNRMNREISNYLKKNQSSNLLCNNLQNIFNANKNDLFLKKTILDLQFNNLKKIELDLSKHLSEELNKQIKTKKIDLNYASLGILSCIHIPSILIETGFITNLVEEKKLSTTAYQKKIARAIYIALKNYFINQWKLNKKKFN; encoded by the coding sequence ATTAATCAAAAAATTACTATAGCAATCGATGCAGGACACGGCGGAAAAGATCCCGGAGCTATTGGTCATAGAGGGTTACAAGAAAAAACAGTTAATCTTGCAATAGCAAATGAACTTAAAAAACTACTAAATAATGATAAAATGTTTCGTACGATTCTAACAAGAAAAAACGACTCCTATATTTCAGTAAATAAAAGAAGAGAGTTCATCCAAAAGCATCGTATACATTTACTAGTATCTATTCATGCTAATTCCTCAAAAAAAAAAGGTGTATCAGGAGCATCTTTATGGATTATTTCAAATAATAGAATGAATCGTGAAATTTCAAATTATTTAAAAAAAAATCAATCAAGTAATTTACTTTGCAATAATCTTCAAAATATTTTTAATGCAAACAAAAATGATTTATTTCTCAAAAAAACTATTCTAGATTTACAATTTAATAACTTAAAAAAAATTGAATTAGATTTATCTAAACATCTATCTGAGGAATTAAACAAACAGATCAAAACAAAAAAAATAGACTTAAACTATGCCAGTTTAGGAATATTAAGTTGTATTCATATTCCTTCTATATTAATTGAGACTGGTTTTATTACAAATCTTGTCGAGGAAAAAAAATTAAGCACCACTGCTTATCAAAAAAAAATTGCTAGAGCTATTTATATAGCTTTAAAAAACTATTTTATTAACCAATGGAAATTAAATAAGAAAAAGTTT
- a CDS encoding PTS mannitol transporter subunit IICBA, producing the protein MFTLIKLKLQNLGQFLSSMMMPNISIFITWGIMTALFIPSGWQPNKSLERLISPIIIYLLPILIGYTGGRLIARERGALVGCISTVGVITSSNTPMLLGAMIVGPLGGLVIKYFDKTVENKIKNGFEMLVNNFSIATISILLSIFSFFLIGPLIQYFFYFLSNAIKTVISYHLLPLVAIIIEPAKVFFLNNAINHGIFSPLGIQDVSEHQKSLFFLIESNPGPGLGVLIAWLLFGKGELSKSAGGAAIIEFFGGVHEIYFPYVLIKPKLIIALIIGAMTGIFALMLFNGGLISAISPGSILSILAMTPRGLYFVNCSAIFVSFISSLITASVLLKYNCCDMYKKKTKILQKNQNILTQEKETLKQNYSSNSVKNKNFRNIKTIIIACDAGMGSSAIGATILRKKINTANLNHISVFNMAINSLPKNTDLVITHQSLTDRAKKYAPDAHHLSLKNFINNNFYDNLVNKIIDSVSTPISNNFTLSISNKNNVENPSHHSVFHLTERNILLNQYAKDKEEAIHIIGKHLVKQGYVKINYIQSMLEREKIASTWLGESIALPHGTIEGKDFVLKTGIMFCQFPKGVRFGDDEEDIAYLVIGIAAKNDEHIMVVSNITNALDDEKIIKKLRQTNDIQEVLLLLNR; encoded by the coding sequence ATGTTTACGTTAATTAAATTAAAATTACAAAATCTTGGTCAATTTCTCAGTAGCATGATGATGCCTAACATAAGTATTTTTATAACATGGGGGATTATGACTGCTTTATTTATACCTTCAGGATGGCAACCTAATAAATCTTTAGAACGCTTAATATCACCAATAATTATTTATCTTTTACCTATTTTGATTGGGTATACAGGGGGTCGTTTAATTGCAAGAGAAAGAGGTGCATTAGTTGGTTGCATCAGCACTGTTGGAGTGATTACTAGTAGTAATACACCAATGTTATTAGGCGCTATGATTGTAGGACCATTAGGCGGTTTGGTTATAAAATATTTTGACAAAACAGTGGAAAATAAGATAAAAAACGGTTTTGAAATGTTAGTTAATAATTTTTCTATTGCAACAATAAGTATCTTGTTATCTATTTTTTCATTTTTTTTGATTGGTCCATTGATTCAGTATTTTTTTTATTTTTTATCTAATGCAATCAAAACAGTAATATCTTATCACTTGTTGCCATTAGTGGCGATTATTATAGAACCTGCAAAAGTGTTTTTTTTAAATAATGCTATTAATCATGGAATTTTTTCACCTTTAGGTATTCAAGATGTTTCAGAACATCAAAAATCTTTATTCTTTCTCATAGAATCTAATCCAGGTCCAGGGTTAGGAGTATTGATAGCATGGTTATTATTTGGAAAAGGAGAATTATCTAAATCAGCAGGAGGAGCTGCAATCATTGAATTTTTTGGAGGTGTACACGAAATTTATTTTCCTTACGTTTTAATTAAACCGAAGTTAATTATAGCTCTTATTATAGGCGCTATGACAGGAATTTTTGCGCTGATGTTATTCAATGGTGGATTAATCTCTGCGATATCACCAGGTTCTATTTTATCTATTTTAGCAATGACTCCTAGAGGTTTATATTTTGTTAACTGTTCTGCTATTTTTGTATCTTTTATTTCTTCTTTAATTACTGCTTCTGTATTATTAAAATACAATTGTTGCGACATGTATAAGAAAAAAACAAAAATATTACAAAAAAATCAAAATATACTAACTCAAGAGAAAGAAACATTAAAACAAAACTATTCTAGTAATAGTGTTAAAAATAAGAACTTTAGAAATATCAAAACTATTATAATTGCTTGTGATGCTGGCATGGGATCTAGTGCAATAGGAGCTACTATTCTTAGAAAAAAAATAAACACTGCTAATTTGAATCATATTTCAGTCTTTAATATGGCGATTAATTCATTACCTAAAAATACAGATTTAGTAATTACTCATCAAAGTTTAACTGATCGTGCTAAAAAATATGCTCCTGATGCTCATCATCTTTCTTTAAAAAACTTTATCAACAACAATTTTTATGATAATTTAGTGAATAAAATAATAGACAGTGTTTCTACTCCTATCAGTAATAATTTTACTTTATCTATAAGTAATAAAAATAATGTTGAAAATCCATCACATCATTCTGTATTTCACTTAACTGAAAGAAACATTTTACTAAATCAATATGCCAAAGATAAAGAAGAAGCTATTCATATCATTGGAAAACATTTAGTAAAACAGGGTTATGTTAAAATTAATTACATTCAATCAATGTTAGAACGAGAAAAGATAGCGTCAACTTGGCTAGGGGAATCAATAGCGTTACCACATGGAACTATAGAAGGAAAAGATTTTGTTTTAAAAACAGGTATCATGTTTTGCCAATTTCCTAAAGGCGTTCGATTTGGTGATGATGAAGAAGATATTGCTTATCTTGTAATTGGTATTGCGGCTAAAAATGATGAACATATTATGGTTGTGAGTAATATTACTAATGCTTTAGATGATGAAAAAATAATTAAAAAATTACGTCAAACTAATGATATTCAAGAAGTATTGTTATTGTTAAATAGATAA
- the miaA gene encoding tRNA (adenosine(37)-N6)-dimethylallyltransferase MiaA, translating to MGPTACGKTQTAISLRNYLPIEIISVDSALIYRYMNIGTAKPSSVDLLHHPHRLLNIKDPSEHYSAAEFYHDALKEIHHIIKLGKIPFLVGGTMFYYHVLLNGLPNLPASSINIREFLLHHRKEILHKKLESIDPVSAKRIHKNDVQRLLRALEIFYLSGKNLTELKKNNHRKLPYNILQFSIMPPNKELLNRRIELRIKNMFQIGFQKEVESLFLRGDLHINLPAIRCIGYRQMWEYLEYKISYEDMFNKIIYSTKKLAKHQMTWLKKWKNLNKLLYSTNTQDIVEQFLNRIKIIN from the coding sequence ATGGGTCCGACTGCATGTGGAAAAACTCAAACTGCTATTAGCCTTAGAAACTATTTACCGATAGAAATAATTAGTGTGGATTCTGCTTTAATCTATCGATATATGAATATTGGAACAGCTAAACCCAGTTCTGTCGATTTATTGCATCATCCTCATCGTTTATTAAACATTAAAGATCCAAGTGAGCATTATTCAGCAGCAGAATTTTATCACGATGCATTGAAAGAAATTCACCATATTATCAAATTAGGAAAAATACCCTTTCTTGTTGGTGGAACCATGTTTTATTATCATGTATTATTAAATGGATTACCTAATTTGCCAGCTTCCAGTATAAATATTCGTGAATTCTTATTGCACCATCGAAAAGAAATATTACATAAAAAATTAGAATCAATAGATCCAGTTTCCGCTAAAAGAATTCATAAAAATGACGTGCAAAGGTTATTGCGAGCTTTAGAAATATTTTATCTGTCTGGAAAAAATTTAACCGAACTGAAAAAAAATAATCATAGAAAATTACCCTATAATATTCTGCAATTTTCAATTATGCCACCGAATAAAGAATTGTTAAATCGTCGTATTGAGTTACGTATAAAAAATATGTTTCAGATAGGATTTCAAAAAGAAGTAGAGTCATTATTTCTTAGAGGAGACTTGCATATAAATTTGCCAGCTATTAGATGTATAGGATATCGTCAAATGTGGGAATATCTTGAATATAAAATTAGTTATGAAGACATGTTTAATAAAATTATTTATTCTACAAAAAAGTTAGCTAAACATCAGATGACATGGTTAAAAAAATGGAAAAATTTAAACAAACTATTATACAGTACAAATACTCAAGATATAGTAGAACAATTTTTAAATAGAATTAAAATCATTAATTAA
- the hflK gene encoding FtsH protease activity modulator HflK, producing the protein MTWNQQNHHQSELDPWRDKKHDHQENKNNKYQKNYILEIKNFFYDMKKFIITNGYSPSSSKKTLHPLLTIMFVSILIWSFSGFYTIKATERGVITHFGKFTHLVEPGLHWRPVFINEVSIVNVETVRDIATSGTMLTADQNVVHVEMNVQYKITDPKNYLFSLSYPDDSLRQATDSALRGVIGRSNMDRVLTEGRTLVRSDTQKEIEQIIKPYHTGITILDVNFQTARPPEEVKASFDDAIAARENREQYVREAEAYSNEVQPKAHGKAQRILEEARAYASRIILEAQGEVARFRKILPEYKIAKKITLRRLYIESMERLLSHNKKIFVDKNNNSTFFLYLNDCFTDKKILNKDVLKKIDDKKSPLNVVKKNSNINYFSSLSTKNILEQRRINSIRTHVGSLGVE; encoded by the coding sequence ATGACCTGGAATCAACAAAATCATCACCAATCCGAATTAGATCCTTGGAGGGATAAAAAGCATGATCATCAAGAAAATAAAAATAATAAATATCAAAAAAATTATATTTTGGAAATAAAAAATTTTTTTTATGATATGAAAAAGTTTATTATTACGAACGGTTATTCTCCAAGTTCATCTAAAAAAACTCTTCATCCTTTATTAACTATAATGTTTGTCAGTATTTTAATTTGGTCTTTTAGTGGATTTTATACCATTAAAGCAACAGAACGTGGTGTAATTACGCATTTTGGAAAATTTACTCATCTAGTAGAACCAGGATTGCATTGGCGACCAGTTTTTATTAATGAAGTAAGCATTGTAAATGTTGAAACTGTACGAGATATTGCTACTTCTGGAACTATGTTAACTGCAGATCAAAATGTCGTACATGTAGAAATGAATGTTCAATATAAAATTACTGATCCGAAAAATTATTTGTTTTCTCTTTCTTATCCTGATGATAGTTTACGTCAAGCAACAGATAGCGCTTTGCGTGGTGTCATTGGTCGTTCTAATATGGATCGAGTCTTAACAGAAGGACGTACTTTAGTACGCAGTGATACTCAAAAAGAAATAGAACAAATCATAAAACCATATCATACAGGAATTACTATACTAGACGTGAATTTTCAAACAGCAAGACCTCCAGAAGAAGTAAAAGCATCGTTTGACGATGCGATTGCAGCGCGTGAAAATCGCGAGCAATATGTGCGTGAAGCTGAAGCATATTCAAATGAAGTACAACCTAAAGCTCATGGTAAAGCACAAAGAATTCTAGAAGAAGCTCGAGCATATGCATCACGTATAATTTTAGAAGCTCAAGGCGAAGTTGCACGTTTTAGAAAAATATTACCCGAATATAAAATCGCTAAAAAAATAACTTTAAGACGTCTTTACATCGAATCTATGGAAAGACTATTAAGTCACAATAAAAAAATTTTTGTTGATAAAAATAATAATTCCACGTTTTTTCTATATTTAAATGATTGCTTTACTGATAAGAAAATTCTCAATAAAGATGTTTTAAAAAAGATTGATGATAAAAAAAGCCCACTTAATGTTGTTAAAAAAAATAGTAATATTAATTATTTTTCTTCATTATCTACTAAAAACATCTTAGAACAACGTCGTATCAACTCAATACGAACTCATGTTGGAAGTTTAGGGGTAGAATAA